In the Passer domesticus isolate bPasDom1 chromosome 4, bPasDom1.hap1, whole genome shotgun sequence genome, one interval contains:
- the LOC135298435 gene encoding uncharacterized protein LOC135298435, translated as MVLSRYLLLLFLVALPAQNAQSAPAAGQGAVVDTESALSAPERGADTVLTPSWYLKRMNDDKVPEEFPEGLPDVPEELLAALHEAPSETDSETVPETLAVEESDIVPGSHEKREPIEDTRTLAEPEEYSGSSGGQKAKTAGHCDPSKYYILVGTVAASALLLLGAVSGYLVMHQLLRRDRRSQEDKEATGQDWDSSWESSGQPRGEAESGEGVGSGERVQGNGFRDSCRLFPELFAAELAQLYKNMSADPSPLPTCSFCALADNASSQDHWISLESPQPTASSCPSYQYQQDYYLLEDDD; from the exons atggtcctgagccgctacctcctgctgctctttctcgtggccctgccagcccagaatgcccagagtgctccagcagctgggcagggagcag ttgtggacacagagagtgctctttcagcccctgagcgaggggcagataccgtgctgactccgagctggtacctcaagc ggatgaacgatgacaaggttcctgaagagttccctgaaggattgccggatgttccagaggagctcctggcagccttgcatgaagccccatctg agacagattctgagactgtaccggagaccttagctgtggaagaaagtgacattgtgccaggctcacatgaaaaaagagaaccaatagaggacaccaggacacttgctgagcctgaggaatattcag ggtcatccggtgggcaaaaagccaagactgctggacactgtgacccgagcaagtactacatcctagtagggacagtagcagcctcagctttgcttctgcttggggcagtgtctggctatctagtcatgcatcagctgctgaggagagacag gaggagccaggaggacaaagaggcaacaggacaggactgggactcttcctgggaaagcagtggtcagcctagaggtgaagcagagtcaggagaaggagtgGGAAGCGGCGAGAGAGtccaaggcaacgggttcagggacagctgccgcctgtttcctgagctctttgcagcagagctcgcccagttgtacaagaacatgagcgcagacccgtcacctctgcccacctgctccttctgtgctctggctgacaatgCCTCTTCacaggaccactggatttccctggagtcacctcagcccacagcatcctcttgcccctcctaccaataccagcaggactactatctcttagaggatgatgattag
- the LOC135298438 gene encoding zinc finger protein 541-like: protein MLLSGGPPTAQGHPLADYHYAGSDRWTPEEKEAFQKAFHTYGKDFHLIQKQIPSKTVAQCVEYYYCWKKEQKLASSTLAQGV, encoded by the exons atgttgctctcagGGGGtcctccaacagctcaaggccatcccttggctgattatcattacGCAG gctctgatagatggacacctgaggagaaggaggccttccaaaaggctttccacacctacggcaaggatttccatctcatccagaagcag atcccaagtaagaccgtggcacagtgtgtggagtattactactgctggaaaaaagagcagaaacttgccagcagcactcttgctcag ggagtttga